The Desulfotignum phosphitoxidans DSM 13687 genomic sequence GAATCATCTCCAGCGCACAGGCAGCGGGCAGGGCCAGTCGATCGTCTTTGCCGCAGGCCCGGGCTGACGCCACGGCCAGTACCGGGCGCAGCCGCTTTCCCCCGGCCATCAGAGAATGGCCCATGGCCTGAACCAGTTCCTTTTTCGGATCAAACGATGCCATAATACGTTCCAGACACTCATTCACCCGTTGCTGGTGTGTTGTCAAGAAAGCAGTAATATCAAATCCGGATTCACTCATGGTCAAAGGGGGTTTCCTTGATGGAACCATCCAGATCCCGGGTCAGCTGGGTAATTTTTTTCTCTGTACTGTCAAGAATATCCATGCAGTACCGGACCTTTTCAATGCCGGTTTCATATTTTTTCAATGCCTGTTCCAAAGCCAGATCACCGGATTCCATTTCCTTGACAATAGATTCCAACTGTTTTAATGCGGTTTCAAATGTGGTCTTTGCCATGAATTGTCTTCTCCACGCGTGTCAAAACACGTCCTTGGGCTAAAATTATTTCAATGGGATCCTGAACATTCACCGTCCCGGCATCCAGGATCACTTGTTTATCCGGCAGGGTTCGCGCAATGCTGTACCCCCGGTTCAACACCGATGCCGGATTCAAGGCTTTCAGGGTTGAGGCCGTGTGCTGGATCCGATTGTTTTTCTGGATGATGCAATGTTCCATCGCTCGAAAAAGCTGATGATGCCGTTCCAGCACCTGTTTTCTGGAAAACCTGATGTCAGGAACCGTCCCATTCAATGCCTGACCTATCCAGACCAGTTTGTCTTTGTCATGAAATATTTGGCGCTGCAAGGCCTGGTGCATCCGCAGACAGAGAGATACCATGGTTTGCTTGAACATATTCATGATCTGAACCGGACTTTTCAACCGACCGTGCAGATCATCCACTTTTTGATGATAAAAGGTCATCATCCGGGTCATGATGGATAAAAGGTCCAAATGCATGTCATCAATCTGCTGTTTCAGATATTTTTTTTCAGGCACTGTCAGTTCAGCGGCGGCGGACGGGGTAGGGGCCCTCACATCCGCCACAAAGTCGGCAATGGTAAAATCGGTTTCATGACCGATGCCGGTAACGATGGGAATTTTTGATGTAAAAATGGCTCTAGCAACGGCTTCGGAATTAAATGCCGCCAGATCTTCCAGAGATCCACCCCCTCTGGCCAGAATGATCACATCAGACAGCTGCCGCTGATTGACCAGTTCAATTGCACATACAATCTGTTCAATTGCCGACTCACCCTGAACCGGAACCGGGAGGATTTCAAGTCGACATTCCGGAAACCGGCGCTCAGACACATGAATAATGTCCCTTACTGCCGCACCCGTGCCTGAGGTAATAATGGATATTTTTCGGGGAAGCAGCGGAATCGGCTGTTTATGGACCGCATCAAACAGTCCTTCATCTCCCAGTTTATTTTTCAGCTGTTCAAAAGTTTTTTGCAGGGATCCGGCACCTTCGGGTTCCATGTGTTCAAAGATCAATTGATAGGTGCCCCGGGGCTCATACACGGATACCCGGGCCAGGCCCATGATTTTCAGTCCGCTTTCCAGCGCGAATTTCAAATTGCGTTTCTGATTTTTAAACATCACCCCGGAGATCATTGCCTGATCATCTTTCAAAGAAAAATAGGAATGCCCGGAAGCCGGTGTGGCACAGTTGGATATTTCTCCGGTGATCCAGACAAACGGGAACTGTTCCTCCAGCAAGGTTTTTATTTCCCGGGTCAAGTGTGACACCGAGTATATATGTGTGGTTTCATGGTCCGGCATCGGTATTTGTTCCTGCAAATTCAAATCTTTATATATAGAATAAATCCAAACGAAAAGTCAACACCGGGTTCCGGACATGACCCGGATCCAGGTACTGGATGTTCAATTACACAATCTAATACAGTGTCTGATAATATATATTATGTTAACTTTTATATTTTTCACAGATTTGAGCGTATCCGGTCAAATCTGTGAGATCCCCTGCAAAATCGACAACATGACCAAACAATAACCTTGAAATTCCCCCCTTTCATGTTATATTGCGTGTAATCGAAATGTTATTAACCTGAAAAATTTTTTTGGAGGAAATCATGAATTCCACATTTGCACAAACCACTTCCATGGTAAAGGTGAACACCTTTATCCGGAGCGTTTACAACTGGATGACCATCGGACTGGTTTTAACCGGGTTCACGTCCTTTTTCGTCTCCCGCAGTCCTGTGCTGCTTCAGGCGTTTTACGGGAACCCGGTGATGCCCATTGTTCTGTTTATCGGACTCATTATTTTATGCGGGTTTCTGTCCGCACGGATTCAGAAAATTCAGGCCAGTACGGCCACGGGTCTGTATGTAGCATTGACTGTGGCCTATGGGGTCGTACTCACCCCGATTTTTCTGATTTATACGTCAGCATCCATTGTATCCACCTTTTTCATCTGTGCGGCCACCTTTGGTGCGGCCAGTGTCTACGGCATGGTGACCAAAAAAGATCTCACCGGCATGGCCCAGTTTCTGATGATGGGACTGATCGGCATTATCATTGCCATGGTCGTGAACATTTTCATCGGCTCCACCATGATGCAGACCATTATTTCCATGATTGCCGTGGTGATTTTTACCGGCCTGACCGCGTATGACACCCAGAAACTGAAAAACATGGCGGTCACCCTTCCGGACAACGCTTCGGGTGCCATGGTCCGCAAAGGCGCAATCATGGGTGCGTTGAGCCTGTATCTGGATTTCATGGGCTTGTTCATCCACCTGATGCATCTTTTGGGTGTTGCCAGAGAATAATAACCTGACGGTCAGACGATATTGTTGAACATACAAATCAGGGCCTGATATCCCCGCAGATAACAGGCCCTGATTTTTTTTAGATATGTGCGTGAATGGCCTGGCAGATTTGGTCGCATCCGGCCAGGGTTAACGCTTTGTCCGGGCCCTCCACCATGACCCGCAGCAACGGCTGGGTGCCGGAGTACCGCACCAGAACCCGCCCGTTTTCTCCCAGGCGGGACGATACGGCTTCAATAACTTCGGAAATCCCGGGGATCTGCATAAAATCGGGTCGGGACGCATCCACTTTTACATTTTTCAATACCTGGGGAAACACCTGCATCACAGATGCCAGATCCGACAACGGTCGGCCGGTTTCCGCCATGACCGTTATCAACCGCAGCGCT encodes the following:
- the xseB gene encoding exodeoxyribonuclease VII small subunit, which codes for MAKTTFETALKQLESIVKEMESGDLALEQALKKYETGIEKVRYCMDILDSTEKKITQLTRDLDGSIKETPFDHE
- a CDS encoding Bax inhibitor-1/YccA family protein, with product MNSTFAQTTSMVKVNTFIRSVYNWMTIGLVLTGFTSFFVSRSPVLLQAFYGNPVMPIVLFIGLIILCGFLSARIQKIQASTATGLYVALTVAYGVVLTPIFLIYTSASIVSTFFICAATFGAASVYGMVTKKDLTGMAQFLMMGLIGIIIAMVVNIFIGSTMMQTIISMIAVVIFTGLTAYDTQKLKNMAVTLPDNASGAMVRKGAIMGALSLYLDFMGLFIHLMHLLGVARE
- the xseA gene encoding exodeoxyribonuclease VII large subunit, which gives rise to MPDHETTHIYSVSHLTREIKTLLEEQFPFVWITGEISNCATPASGHSYFSLKDDQAMISGVMFKNQKRNLKFALESGLKIMGLARVSVYEPRGTYQLIFEHMEPEGAGSLQKTFEQLKNKLGDEGLFDAVHKQPIPLLPRKISIITSGTGAAVRDIIHVSERRFPECRLEILPVPVQGESAIEQIVCAIELVNQRQLSDVIILARGGGSLEDLAAFNSEAVARAIFTSKIPIVTGIGHETDFTIADFVADVRAPTPSAAAELTVPEKKYLKQQIDDMHLDLLSIMTRMMTFYHQKVDDLHGRLKSPVQIMNMFKQTMVSLCLRMHQALQRQIFHDKDKLVWIGQALNGTVPDIRFSRKQVLERHHQLFRAMEHCIIQKNNRIQHTASTLKALNPASVLNRGYSIARTLPDKQVILDAGTVNVQDPIEIILAQGRVLTRVEKTIHGKDHI